The Cinclus cinclus chromosome 28, bCinCin1.1, whole genome shotgun sequence DNA window TTCATCACACCTCAAAACCAGGTAGGATGGTAAAGTCCTGGAAAGACAGATCCAACCTCCAGCCAGGAGTTTGCCATAACATCTCAGTAGTACCTCAACACAGTTatctgagacaccaaaggggctGCTTTTAGCTTTCATAACCATTACAACTCAAGGAACCACATCTGAAGTCTCCTGCTTAATGGTACCCAACCTCCATCACTACCACTCTTCCCCACACCATACATGAAAACCATGGGAAAATAGCATGACAAGCCTAAATCCTTGAGCTTGGGGCCTTTTTGGCAAAGTTTCTTTTGCATCCAGGTCCTGCTCTCCCACCCACCCCAAGGAACATTCTCTCCACTTCACCATATTGCACCAAtaacttccaaaaaaaaagagaaaaaataaaggtaattaattaaaaagccAAATATTCCTAAAGGAGGGCAGAAAGTGGACATAGTAGTTTCTGCCATCGTTAGCTGATTGACCCACCCGCTTCTTGATAAACTTCAGAGCACGTTtgtccttggacactttcagCAACTCCATTGCACGTCGCTCATAGGGTGCGAAGCCACAGACTTCTCTGATCATGTCTCGCACAAACTTGGTGTGTTTGGTCAGGCgctgtgggaagggagggaggatgcAGGTTACAAGGCACTACACAGACTGATGCAGTGGGGACTGCAAGGGGCTGTGGCATACTCTCAACTAGGCCTCAAAACCAGCCCATGCTGTTGGCAAGTCCCAAGAAAACTTAATCCCTGGCAGATCCTGCAGAGCATGAGAGCTTGGCCAGGTGTGCCAGTCTGTCTTCAGGCTCAGATCCGGATGTGTCACACACCGGCATGGATCAGCATTTCTGGAAAAAGCAGGACCATGAGCTACCCAGGGTTTGCACTGTAACACACGTTGGACACCACGGCTACAcagaacatttaaaaagaataagTAATAGGTCCAGATACATTCATGTACCATAACAGGCATCTATGAGACCTGGACAGCTCCTAGTAGGGAAATTCCGGGCAGTTTTGTGGGGGATTGCCTGTTACCAAGAGAAGCAGAATAGGAGAGACTCCAGAAGGCACACAGCTTTTAGTCACCCGCTGCCCTTCCCGGCTGAGCCCACCGGACGGCCGGCTCCGGTTTATCGAGCCTCGCCCGCCCCACTGTCACGGGCAGCGCGCGGGTTCGGAGCCCTCCCGTCCTCCCACAGCGAAAGCGCCGAGCCGCCGCCCGGCGGAAAGGGGCTGGAGGCGAGGGGCGGCCCCGCGCCGGACACACGAACATAAACCCGCTGCGCACCAGGGGAACCGGGCCCGTTCGCCCCCGCGAAGAGTCTCATACTCACCCCGCGGCGGCGACACTGCCGGGGCTTGGACACGTTCTTGGTCACCTTGTAGCCCTTGTTAAGGCCGACGGCCATGGGGTAGCGGATGGCCATGGCTACGACGCCCGGGCCCGATGGACGCGGATGGAAACAAACCCGACGGGCCTCACCTACACCGCACGGATGGCGCCGCGCCGGAAGGAGCGAGCGCGCGCGGGATACCGGGAGGGGGCCATTTCCGGCGGCAGGCGGGGCCGAGGGCGCGCGAGGGAAAAGACGAGGGAGATGGCGGCCCCTAGCGGCACGGCCGGTGCGCTATAGGGTCTGGGGGATCGCCCCGCGGTGTGTGGGTgtggggggacagcggggatgAGGCGGGAATCACTCCGCAGCGGGGGGTCCGGCAGAACTGCTGGTTCCCCTCAGCTGCGGCCGGGGTGCTCGGAGTGCCGGCCCCACAGGAGCACACAGCCTCGCACTTACAGACTTTTTCTCCATAAATTATAACTTTGGTATCGCTTGACCTGGGTCTTACTAGGTTTGACAGACGAGCCTAAAGGAACAGATTAAACGATTTTGTTGGAATAAAAGGTACTTGATTTTCTTACCTCTGAAAAAGACCTGAGGTGAACATGTGCAACTTaactgttttctgctttcaaagacaattctatttaattttttggaATGGAAAATACTTACTTGAAATTGAAAATCTtggattttgaaaaacaaattacagaATTTTACATCCTGCTATAGAACTCATCTTTGCATGGCTGGCTCCTATCATCCCAAGGCAGTGGTCCCAGTTCACCcactcagagctgctgcatgCCCTCATGGCACAGATTCCAGCAGTGAGGAAAGTTCGTGGCTTAGGCAGTGGGACAGGTTTGACTTCGATACCTTTCTCCACAGGAGGGTAGAGTATGAACAGGAGTCCACAGGGTGAGGTGACTGTCCTACACAGGCAGAAGGAGCTGCCTTTCTTAAGTATTTACTGATGTTTCTGAAagtcagcaaagaaaaattgcaaatacCAATTTTGTTGTCAGTCTGCACCTCTAAAATCAACATGAGTTTGATATCATCTTTGCTACTGAGAACTATCGCATAGGACAGCTTGTAAAGGTCTCCCCATCCCAACAAGCTCTGTGTCCCtcacaggaggagctgctgcagccccgggctggaGGAGGCATCACCTCTCCTGTCACCTTTCCTGCCactgcctggagctgccttAGGGTGGCTGCTCACTTCCAAAGAAGGGCCTTTacctgctctggctctgtgacTTCATCAGGTACAAGTGGCCCTAAAATAAACGCTTGCCTGGAAAAGGAGGTGGCgcctgctgcttccctctgccTGGTCTGTGTGCACCAACCCATTAGCAGTATCTGCATGGGGCTCTTCCCTCTCACACTGTGCCTGTTGCTACCTTCCCCTCAGGATATCTCTTCCATTCATGCAGAAACATATGATCTACAGTTCCCAAACTCCCCATAGTTTTCTCATCATTTGACTTTTCTATGCTGCACTGGACACACCTCAAACCCTGCCTTTTCCCCAAGACAAGCATTCTTGCCTCCTATCATTGCCTGCACAAGTGCCTAATAGAAAATCCAGCTTTTCAGTTTCCAGAAGCTTTTGCCCCATTCCAACATTCCTATATTCCTTCCTCCACATTCCCAGCATTTGCAAATGTTTTGCATCTCAGCTGAATCCTTGGATTCTGCATTACACCCCTTCACTCTTATTACTTTCCTAGAGGCATTACAAGTAAGGTGTTACCCATCAGGTGAGCCCAAGGACagggaagcagaaaaaagaTAGGTAATGTAATCCTTGAGATTGGAGCTGAATCCAAAGCTGGAACAGACTGGCTTTGCTGAGATGAACATGGAGGGCTCAGTGGACCATAAACAGGCTGAACAACTGTAGTGTGTCTTGACTGCTGCAGggatgtcctgggctgcatggACAGACACACCTGGCAGGGACCAGGAAGGGTCTTTACCTGACACTCATTAGATCACATCAGTGGTGCTGTGTTCATCCCTTGCAATGTAAGGAAAATCTTTGATACACTGGAGTAAGCTCAGAGGAAAGCCATAAAGATGTCTGAGGCCTGGAGCATGAGCAGCAGTTGAAGGAACGAGActttttcagcctggaggagaaggTAGAAGTGAGCTGAGGTAGATGTAAAACAGCTACCTGAATTTCTGGTTGATCAATAGAGAACAAATATAAAGAGATCCATCCCAATGTTGAGCAAGTACAACAGGAGGCCAGACTGACTGAGTAGAAATTTCTGGATCACacttaaatacaaaaattaagaaTGTGGGCATTGGAAGCAGCATCAAAATACCCAAGAGACATACACATGCATTGCATGGACATCAGGAAGAGAACTGGAAAAGTCAGAGTTCCTCTTGACCTCCTTTCCTGAAGAccaaggaaagaaggaaaactgcagCACCTTATCCTCCCCAGTCTGCTCCAGGTTTATGAAGAACCTGCTGTgggttaggatttttttttttttttttttctcttctttttctctcagggATTTTTCTCCCATCTGTTGCTTAGAGACGGTAACTAACTACTGGTACTTAAGAGACAAAAGAAGTGGCAAACGTAAGAAGGAAGGGTCCAGCTGCACTCTTGTAGCTGAGGGGTATTTCTTTTGGCTGAGATATCAGGCATTTTGGCTGGGTGGTGAGGGCCTGAGCtcagctcttctctctctttctcaatctctctctctctctctctctctctctctctctctctcgggATTGGAGGGAGCAGTCGAGCTCACCGCGGAGTCCAGCTCGTTACTGTTTTCTCCTACAGTAAGTGAGGCTTTTGCTCGTACGAGCAACCGTTGCATTGGGACCTTACTAACACCATACCTCACTGGAAAGGACCCTCACCATCTACTCGGGTGCCTCAGGGGAACCCCAGCATCCCTGAGCCAGGCCGGGACACCCCTGGGCTCCTTCTACAGCGGCAGAGTATCTGTAACATTTCCTTTACTACTCCAGGACTCTGCACATCCTTGCCTTCCCATCTTGCTactgttataaatgagaaacaaagtctcgattttagcaaaatttagattgcttcATTTGATATAgatggagcaagcagcgctggggaaccTGAGGGGTCACCGCCCACTCCATGCTCCatcgaaccttggtttgcagctcctttttatagtatggttttccttgtagtctctggacagtttgtcaagcagccatgtggtcttggtagataaggaacagtagacatggggggtctggtcttaacagataggttgggattgattacaccaaggcaggaaatctggtatcgcaaaatctttcaggctgcaattgattatacaaaggcaggaaatctgattttgcgAAATCTTTCAGGCCTTGGGAAACCCccattttacaaactggtatcaaatacaatttactaaaaaacacaatattcataacagggggatttaaaccgaatgatttaatcatatatatttttctctatctaatgtccatgcttcatttcagacctaagtattctggtttacaCAAACTCCaatgcttttatgattaacacaaatctttCATCAATTATCACACTACTCAGAGGTTCCTGCTGCCGCTTCTTTTGCTATCCTCTTCTGAGGGTACCAGGACCAGCTGCCCGCTGAGGGTTTGCAAAGGAAGCCGCTGTCTCTCTCTCACCTGCCATTGCCGTGTGGAGAGGTGGCTCAGCTCGCaccacagcgccccctgcagccgTGGGGGAATCATcgcacctgccctgcctggcagggagcCACCAGAGCCCCTGCTggctgggatgggaactgcaccaacggggaaagtgcctgcagcagagagaaggCTGGGACTGACTGGGTCTGTGGTTCTGGCTGGGACTGACTGGGTCTGTGGTTCTGGCTGGGACTGACTGGGTCTGTGGTGCTGGCTGGGACTGACTGGGTCTGTGGTGCTGGCTGGGACTGACTGGGTCTGTGGTTCTGGCTGGGACTGGCTGggtctgtggctctggctgggaCTGACTGGGTCTGTGGTGCTGGGACTGACTGggtctgtggctctggctgtcACTGggtctgtggctctggctgggaCTGACTGGGTCTGTGGTGCTGGGACTGACTGggtctgtggctctggctgtcACTGggtctgtggctctggctgggactgactgggtctgtggctctggctgggaCTGACTGGGTCTGTGGTTCTGGCTGGGACTGGCTGggtctgtggctctggctgtcACTGggtctgtggctctggctgggaCTGACTGGGTCTGTGGTTCTGGCTGGGACTGACTGggtctgtggctctggctgtcACTGggtctgtggctctggctgggactgactgggtctgtggctctggctgtcACTGGGTCTGTGGTTCTGGCTGGGACTGGCTGggtctgtggctctggctgggactgactgggtctgtggctctggctgggaCTGACTGGGTCTGTGGTTCTGGCTGGGACTGGCTGggtctgtggctctggctgggaCTGACTGGGTCTGTGGTTCTGGCTGTCACTGGGTCTgtggttctgtttgttgttgctgctgctgttgttttttgtaTGTCTTATTATACACATATGTATGCAGGTAatgaactgttattccttttcccatatCTTTGTCTGAAAGCCCTGTaagttcaaaattaaaataatttgaagggAAAGGGAtcacattttccattccaagggaGGTTCCCACCTGCCTTGGCAGACACCTGTCTCTCAGACCACATGCTTTCTCTGTCTCAAGACAGATTGTGCTAGGGAAGACCAGGGCCTCCCCTTGAAATGGAGCTAATAAATCCCTCCttctgaattagtataattttgaaattaaggggctctcaggcaaagatatggggataggaataacagttctttactagtatatctaacaagacaaacaaaacaacaagaactgaaattaacaacaaacagaacagtaacccAGTTCCAGTCCTTCTCGGCCACAGGCAGCCTTCCCTGAATTGTACCT harbors:
- the RPL36 gene encoding large ribosomal subunit protein eL36 is translated as MAIRYPMAVGLNKGYKVTKNVSKPRQCRRRGRLTKHTKFVRDMIREVCGFAPYERRAMELLKVSKDKRALKFIKKRVGTHIRAKRKREELSNVLAAMRKAAAKKD